In a genomic window of Henningerozyma blattae CBS 6284 chromosome 9, complete genome:
- the TBLA0I03020 gene encoding uncharacterized protein — MSSKDPNTSINHVDLKTIQQRLDELRLELRKKKQCHKLGTTVTLPSSSSSNSISSTPSQKTLWKTKDSKLQKEILQLESEIIELEKYLKEEGDESLLLQSKTVGKEIDEEAKITVANEITDKSKATVAREIDEDSKLTVANEIRDHIHTTVGDEVRGRSNFAVSNGSRVKSSYNRRPKTVAEEISG, encoded by the coding sequence atgTCTAGTAAAGATCCCAACACTTCAATAAATCATGTCGATTTAAAAACTATTCAACAACGTTTGGATGAATTAAGACTggaattaagaaaaaagaagcAGTGTCACAAATTGGGTACTACAGTAACTTTACCTTCTTCTAgttcttcaaattctatTTCTAGTACACCTAGTCAAAAAACTCTTTGGAAGACAAAAGATAGTAAGCTTCAAAAGGAAATTCTCCAATTGGAATCTGAAATTATTGAActagaaaaatatttaaaagaagaaggaGATGAATCTTTACTTCTGCAGTCTAAAACTGTAGgtaaagaaattgatgaagaGGCTAAGATCACTGTTGCTAATGAAATAACCGACAAATCAAAAGCAACAGTAGCCAGagaaattgatgaagaCTCTAAACTTACCGTTGCCAATGAAATTAGAGATCATATTCATACCACTGTAGGAGATGAAGTTAGAGGGAGATCAAACTTTGCTGTCTCCAATGGAAGCAGAGTAAAGTCTTCTTATAATAGACGACCAAAGACGGTAGCAGAAGAAATTAGTGGATAG
- the UBC9 gene encoding E2 SUMO-conjugating protein UBC9 (similar to Saccharomyces cerevisiae UBC9 (YDL064W); ancestral locus Anc_4.249), whose amino-acid sequence MSSLCLQRLQEERKKWRKDHPFGFFAKPTKKVDGSMNLQLWEAGIPGKESTIWHGALYPITIEYPDEYPSKPPKVKFPAGFYHPNIYPSGTVCLSILNEDQDWRPAITLKQIVLGVQDLLDTPNPNSPAQEPAWRAFSKNKSEYEKRVLLQAKQYAK is encoded by the exons ATGAGTAGTTTATGTTTACAACGTTTACAGGAAGAAAG aaaaaaatggagAAAAGATCATCCCTTTGGATTTTTCGCAAAACCAACCAAGAAAGTTGATGGTTCGATGAATTTACAATTATGGGAAGCTGGTATCCCGGGCAAAGAAAGTACTATCTGGCATGGTGCTTTATATCCAATTACAATCGAATATCCAGATGAATATCCATCGAAACCACCAAAGGTCAAGTTTCCAGCAGGGTTTTATCATCCTAATATCTATCCTTCTGGTACAGTTTGCTTAAGtatattaaatgaagatCAAGATTGGAGACCGGCAATCACTTTGAAACAAATCGTCTTAGGGGTACAGGATTTACTAGACACTCCAAATCCGAACTCTCCCGCTCAAGAACCAGCATGGAGAGCATtctctaaaaataaatctgaATATGAAAAGAGAGTCCTCCTACAGGCAAAACAATATgcaaaataa
- the TBLA0I03010 gene encoding uncharacterized protein — protein sequence MNDEDYETLPIYQIFERVKSSQSIDKSIEFAIQYVNTSEVHDQHKTILERFYTIQSEMQMFEKMMPNSSNPWKTMFLYTTAFRHINACNLTDEFANELRELPSKNPQIEDFINIAKNKNLNKPCPTVMPKLYTNGMYTTPLLTKMEYAEAEHKKRYDSILKLHNISKGLNNAFY from the coding sequence ATGAATGATGAAGATTACGAAACCTTACCTATTTaccaaatatttgaaagagTTAAATCATCACAGTCTATtgataaatcaattgaatttgcAATCCAATATGTAAATACATCTGAAGTCCATGACCAACATAAGACCATCTTAGAACGATTCTACACAATTCAGTCAGAAATGCAAATGTTCGAAAAAATGATGCCAAACTCGAGTAATCCTTGGAAAACGATGTTCTTGTATACCACGGCCTTTAGACATATTAACGCATGCAACTTAACTGACGAATTTGCAAACGAACTTAGAGAATTACCAAGTAAAAACCCTCAGATCGAAGATTTTATCAACATTgctaaaaataagaatCTCAACAAACCTTGTCCTACTGTTATGCCTAAACTTTACACAAATGGCATGTATACTACACCATTACTAACTAAAATGGAATATGCCGAAGCAGAGCATAAAAAGAGGTAtgattcaatattaaaactTCACAATATTTCAAAGGGCCTGAATAATGCGTTTTATTAG
- the CCW14 gene encoding Ccw14p (similar to Saccharomyces cerevisiae CCW14 (YLR390W-A); ancestral locus Anc_4.251): MQTFSVASIATIALALFAQNAIATPPACLLACVAQVGKSSSSCTALDQVDCFCEKESSSIESCLNSICPNNNADSAISAFKSTCSEQNASLGDSSSSASASSSASATTSASASSSSSSTSASATGSTKKSSSSSGSTTSATPFGNSTTIVTSSSSTKVTTTSKPSVAPSTSSPSPETKTISAYEGAADSLKVGGSIFLAAVALLI; this comes from the coding sequence ATGCAAACCTTCTCTGTTGCCTCCATTGCCACCATTGCTTTAGCTTTATTTGCTCAAAATGCCATTGCTACTCCACCTGCTTGTTTGTTAGCTTGTGTTGCTCAAGTCGGTAAGTCTTCTTCTTCCTGTACTGCTTTAGACCAAGTCGATTGTTTCTGTGAAAAGGAAAGTTCTTCCATTGAAAGTTGTTTGAACTCCATCTGCCCAAATAACAATGCCGATTCTGCTATCTCTGCTTTCAAGAGTACCTGTTCCGAACAAAACGCTTCTTTAGGtgattcttcatcttctgcttctgcttCATCTTCTGCCTCAGCTACTActtctgcttctgcttCATCTTCCTCTTCCTCCACATCTGCCTCTGCTACTGGCTCTACTAAGAAATCGTCAAGCTCTTCTGGCTCTACCACTTCTGCCACTCCATTCGGTAACTCTACCACTATTGTTacctcttcttcttctactAAGGTCACTACCACTTCCAAACCATCGGTTGCTCCATCTACTTCTTCTCCAAGTCCGGAAACCAAGACCATCAGTGCTTACGAAGGTGCTGCTGACTCTTTAAAGGTCGGTGGTTCTATCTTCTTAGCTGCTGTTGCTTTATTGatctaa
- the CST9 gene encoding SUMO ligase CST9 (similar to Saccharomyces cerevisiae CST9 (YLR394W); ancestral locus Anc_4.255), translated as MDLFNQPFVFCNICYKKSTKQSPLYITSCAHILCSTHLHVEKINNNTIQNNCLYCDTNNISIIKLDDEKNLPYDILSYFKPFSISNSNLLETFLNVSNFQFNNLINHFSHLQSINSKLNLRLIRQKNLLAEAKISIDQIPILKNEIENLKSKLIEYENLKLKLNEYENLHLNVNLNSMTKMNRPINNPSTTNITTNSSSFFNNTNPIQRSATSSVLSNNRNNNKNINNFFIKKKKPLSTKDRLPVTVDLTMDDDINSTRNIPKQQRRNIQTCNINETFREKFKKNSNKFLNSSNTHSASETSNHSIRSGSSRTTDSNNYRIINDINNKNNNNNNNNNNKNNTSSNTNNNPNFFLNNNNFISESTHIENTNGNSFSPIPTLNINNLPNISPLPSNSNQTTNNNINNNKSINTNNEILMPPALQNLKLTRRSNTLNSIQNMTNSSQLINNYANNRRNTWNKNNNLLTRKRLGSSRIPDLYSSRDLLISTSNVNIKNSRTNENNNTNQFSKNSIQNGISSKQRANNIKNNPSTNKNAKYTRIR; from the coding sequence ATGGATTTATTTAATCAACCGTTTGTATTTTGCAACATTTgttataaaaaatcaacaaaACAAAGTCCCCTGTACATAACTTCATGTGCTCATATTCTTTGCTCAACTCATTTACATgtggaaaaaattaataataatacaattcaaaataattgcTTGTATTGTGacacaaataatatttctattattaaattagatgacgaaaaaaatttacctTACGATATTCTAAGTTATTTTAAaccattttcaatttcgaattcaaatttattagaaacttttttaaatgtttCTAATTTCCAATTTAACAATTTAATCAATCATTTCTCACATTTACAATCAATCAActcaaaattaaatcttaGATTGATTAGACAAAAGAATTTACTGGCTGAGGCAAAGATTTCAATTGATCAAATACCAatcttgaaaaatgaaattgaaaatctAAAATCAAAGCTAATagaatatgaaaatttaaaactaaaattaaatgaatatgaaaatttacatttaaatgtaaatttaaattcaatgaCAAAGATGAATAGACCTATTAACAATCCATCAACAACAAATATAACaacaaattcttcatctttcttcaataatacAAACCCCATCCAAAGATCTGCCACGTCATCTGTACttagtaataatagaaataataataaaaatatcaataatttttttatcaagaaaaaaaaaccttTATCTACGAAGGATCGATTGCCAGTAACTGTGGACTTGACTATGGATGATGATATAAATTCAACTAGAAACATACCTAAACaacaaagaagaaatattcaGACTTgcaatattaatgaaacttttagagaaaaatttaaaaaaaattcaaataaatttttaaattcttctaatacTCATTCTGCATCAGAAACATCTAATCATTCAATTAGATCTGGAAGTTCTCGTACAACGGATTCCAATAACTACAGAATCATTAAcgatattaataataaaaataataataataataataataataataataaaaataatacttctTCAAATACTAACAATAAtcccaatttttttttaaacaataataactttATATCAGAATCAACTCatattgaaaatacaaatggaaattctttttctccAATTCctactttaaatattaacaatCTTCCTAATATATCACCACTTccttcaaattcaaatcaaacaaccaataacaatattaataacaataagAGTATTAATACTAACAACGAGATATTAATGCCTCCAGCATTACAGAATTTAAAGCTTACAAGAAGAAGTAATACCTTGAATtctattcaaaatatgaCAAATTCCTcacaattaataaataattatgcCAACAATAGAAGAAATACttggaataaaaataacaatttattaactAGAAAGAGATTAGGTAGCAGTCGAATACCTGATTTATACTCATCTAGAGATTTACTAATATCTACTTCAAatgtaaatattaaaaattcaaggACAAATGAAAACAATAACACTAatcaattttcaaaaaattcaatacaAAATGGTATATCTTCAAAACAAAGagctaataatattaaaaataatccGAGTACAAATAAGAATGCAAAATACACAAGAATAAGGTAA
- the VPS33 gene encoding tethering complex ATP-binding subunit VPS33 (similar to Saccharomyces cerevisiae VPS33 (YLR396C); ancestral locus Anc_4.258) codes for MDGRWDIQKFYKIETNNLTTLLNDISLNDQLLVVQQSILPKLNNLLTFTELTTLTPVRKIVIINEKLQQDLDDILTTLPNLELIFLIDIRLQLKLSNDLIEFINKPIESSKINLTYNIIYCTERTQRTNILSQNNNTDLTIPHFIRSQLLNNQDDKPSSSDPIKLFNWNILPTSKLDKDILDCNILYDSSGENLYSPKVLSMQRTSRNILIDNLVNSITSLLTETGSVITNSISIGYESKNLIKVLKKRLSIDENSRSQFIKESIYTDKHCGIETDLIVFDRMIDPITPLLTQLTYSGLLDDIFEISSIDGKLNDNESTKIDYFKDDIWNETKFLNFAGLGPKLNKLAKELQVKYDSRHEAESVGQIKDFVDSLGSLQERQKLLNMHTNLSSNILEKVEKNEGTHFNSILNLEQDILMNTIDNSSAIEAILELLWDDETSANEVIRLICLLSIIKDGIRDKDFEILRKEVIDKFGIEYLFSIERLNELGLFLDKTMINEKRKKNSLDNNDLNKQVYFNKPYSSISNWLNTLPIAEDPNDNEKLMDINKMKNPSFAYCGVVPLTTRLLEMFYDRSTISKNYSAQQPFIISKEPTTIGIETIFEQIYGDSKIIESELWNIKLKGEKIKKRVVIGQTNKNEKEISLVVFIGGITLGEIATIKFLENKLNERGIKKRFVIICDGISNSKKFLGPEF; via the coding sequence ATGGATGGAAGATGGGATatacaaaaattttataaaatagaaACTAATAATCTAACAACtcttttaaatgatatatctttaaatgATCAATTGCTCGTTGTTCAGCAATCAATACTACcgaaattaaataatttattaaccTTTACTGAATTAACAACTTTAACCCCTGTAAGAAAAATAGttataattaatgaaaaattgcAACAGGATTtagatgatattttaaCTACATTACcaaatttagaattaatttttctaatagaTATTAGattacaattaaaattatcaaatgatttaattgaattcaTAAATAAACCAATTGAATCCTCAAAGATAAACTTaacatataatataatatattgcACAGAAAGAACTCAAagaacaaatattttatctcaaaataataatacagaTTTAACTATTCCGCATTTCATTAGAagtcaattattaaataatcaagatGATAAACCTTCCTCATCAGATCCtattaaattgtttaattggaatattttaCCAACATCGAAGTTagataaagatattttggATTGCAATATTCTATATGATTCAAGTGgtgaaaatttatattctcCAAAGGTACTATCAATGCAAAGAACAAgtagaaatatattgattGATAATTTAGTAAACTCAATTACTTCTCTATTAACTGAAACAGGTTCAGTAATAACTAATTCCATTTCAATTGGGTATGAatcaaagaatttaatcaaggttctgaaaaaaagattgtctattgatgaaaatagTCGATctcaatttattaaagaaagtATCTATACAGATAAGCACTGTGGTATTGAAACTGATTTAATTGTATTTGATAGAATGATAGATCCAATTACACCTTTGTTGACACAATTAACTTATTCTGGCCTTTTGGATGATATTTTCGAAATTTCTTCCATTGAtggaaaattaaatgataatgaatcaacaaaaattgattattttaaagatgATATCTGGAACGAGACaaaattcttaaattttGCTGGTTTAGGcccaaaattaaataaattggcTAAAGAATTACAAGTGAAGTATGATTCAAGACATGAAGCTGAAAGTGTGGGACAGATAAAAGATTTTGTAGATTCATTGGGTTCTTTACAAGAAAGACaaaaattgttaaataTGCATACAAAtttatcttcaaatatattagaaaaagttgaaaaaaatgaggGGACtcattttaattcaattttaaatttagaacaagatattttaatgaataCTATCGATAATAGCTCCGCAATTGAAGcaattttagaattattatggGATGATGAAACTTCAGCAAATGAAGTTATTAGATTAATCTGTCTTTTATCAATAATCAAAGATGGTATTCGTGataaagattttgaaatacTCAGAAAAGAAgttattgataaatttggcattgaatatttatttagtattgaaagattaaatgaattaggtttatttttagataaaaCAATGATTAATGAGAAacgtaaaaaaaattcattagataataatgatttgaataaGCAggtatattttaataaaccaTACTCAAGTATTTCAAATTGGTTAAACACATTACCAATAGCAGAAGATCCAAATGATAACGAGAAATTGATggatataaataaaatgaagaatCCTTCCTTTGCTTATTGCGGTGTTGTTCCATTAACAACAAGACTTCTTGAGATGTTTTATGATAGATCTactatttctaaaaattattcagCACAACAgccatttattatttcaaaagaacCTACTACAATAGGTATTGAAACAATCTTTGAACAAATTTATGGTGACTCGAAAATTATAGAAAGTGAGCTTTggaatattaaattaaaaggtgaaaaaattaaaaaaagagtgGTTATTGGgcaaacaaataaaaatgaaaaagaaatatccTTAGTTGTCTTTATTGGTGGTATTACTTTAGGAGAAATCGCcacaattaaatttctggaaaataaattaaatgagaggggaattaaaaaaaggttTGTGATAATATGTGATGGtatatcaaattcaaaaaaatttttaggACCTGAGTTTTGA
- the PEX19 gene encoding Pex19p (similar to Saccharomyces cerevisiae PEX19 (YDL065C); ancestral locus Anc_4.250) yields MSNTDNNNNNKPSEEEFDYDDLDALLDEDPSKIKPNTGNDDGLDRNVAVENMVNELREEFENMLAEEGKNDSPGKNNSSDAKKINDVVGIVEQLGKAGSELDSEDKARESYNDIINSTLNKLKKNGNQVDSKVEQENLKQNQSNENDLLSQLLDQFVNGGEDNDAENGDGEGMDDAILNILNKMSSKEVLYEPMKEMYIEFGEWFANNEEKEEFKDMIPTYRKQYAIVQKITDVYEREDYRNDNIEYKEEITVLLDELQELGDSPVDKKKNSNNPTPGKSNNQEDLNKELMDIINMEGSDAELGALKNELQEGCAQQ; encoded by the coding sequence ATGAGTAAtactgataataataataataataagccTAGTGAAGAGGAATTTGATTATGATGATTTAGATGCATTATTGGATGAAGATCCCAGCAAAATCAAGCCCAATACTGGTAATGATGATGGCCTAGATCGAAATGTTGCTGTCGAAAATATGGTAAATGAATTGCgtgaagaatttgaaaatatgcTTGCAGAAGAAGGAAAAAATGATTCTCCtggtaaaaataattcttctgatgctaaaaaaatcaatgaTGTAGTGGGTATTGTTGAACAACTGGGCAAGGCAGGATCTGAACTGGATTCAGAAGACAAAGCCCGTGAGTCATATAATGATATCATCAATAGCACGCtgaacaaattaaaaaaaaatggtaacCAAGTAGATTCTAAAGTTGAACAAGagaatttgaaacaaaATCAATCTAACGAGAACGATTTATTGAGCCAACTGTTGGATCAATTTGTTAATGGAGGTGAAGATAATGATGCAGAAAATGGTGACGGCGAAGGTATGGATGATGCCATATTgaacattttaaacaagATGTCATCCAAAGAAGTTTTGTACGAACCAATGAAAGAAATGTATATTGAATTTGGAGAGTGGTTTGCCAATAAcgaagaaaaagaagagtTTAAAGATATGATACCTACCTACAGGAAACAATATGCTATTGTTCAGAAAATCACTGATGTCTACGAAAGAGAAGACTATCGTAATGATAACATCGaatataaagaagaaattactGTTCTATTGGATGAATTACAAGAATTGGGAGATTCGCCTGTggataaaaagaaaaactcAAATAATCCTACTCCTGGGAAATCTAATAATCAAGAAGATCTTAACAAAGAACTGATGGATATTATCAACATGGAGGGCAGTGATGCCGAACTGGGAGCTCTCAAAAATGAGCTACAAGAGGGATGTGCTCAACAATGA